A window of Mucilaginibacter sp. PAMC 26640 contains these coding sequences:
- a CDS encoding uronate isomerase: MKTFLNEDFLLQSNTAKQLYHDYAAPMPIIDYHCHLPPGDIANDINFDNLTAIWLHGDHYKWRAMRTNGVDESFITGGRSDREKFEQWAATVPYTLRNPLYHWTHLELQRYFNIDSRLMPSTADDIYADCTAKLQTPQYRVRSLITKMNVEVICTTDDPIDHLEYHKKIRNDNFETKVFPAFRPDKAMNSDNIPAFNTYINQLEKVADMDIGNFYTYISALKKRHNYFAINGCTVSDHGIDQMYAEDCTEKEAGEIFGKIRGNQPISNSENVKFKSFMLHQFAIWDYEKGWVQQYHIGAIRNNSTRGFRQSGADTGRDSIGDFHQGKSLSRFLDKLDADDKLAKTIIYNINPADNELMATMAGNFNDGSIAGKIQWGSAWWFLDQKDGMTKQLNALSNMGLISRMVGMLTDSRSFLSFPRHEYFRRILCNLFAEDIENGELPNDIQWTGKIIRDICYFNAKNYFDFDKK; the protein is encoded by the coding sequence ATGAAGACCTTTCTTAACGAGGATTTTTTACTGCAAAGCAATACGGCTAAACAACTATACCATGACTATGCGGCTCCTATGCCCATTATAGATTACCATTGCCACCTGCCCCCAGGCGATATAGCTAATGACATTAATTTTGATAATCTGACTGCTATCTGGCTCCACGGCGACCATTACAAATGGAGAGCAATGCGCACCAATGGGGTAGATGAAAGTTTTATCACAGGTGGCCGTTCAGACAGAGAGAAATTTGAGCAATGGGCAGCCACGGTTCCTTACACGCTTCGTAATCCGCTATATCACTGGACGCATCTTGAACTACAGCGTTACTTTAATATTGATTCCCGCCTGATGCCTTCTACAGCGGATGATATTTACGCTGACTGTACAGCAAAACTGCAAACACCGCAATACAGGGTTCGCAGCCTGATCACTAAAATGAACGTAGAAGTTATCTGCACCACTGATGACCCCATTGACCATTTAGAATATCATAAAAAGATCAGGAACGATAATTTTGAGACCAAGGTATTCCCTGCTTTTCGGCCTGATAAGGCCATGAACAGCGATAATATCCCCGCATTTAATACTTATATCAACCAACTGGAAAAAGTGGCGGATATGGATATCGGTAATTTTTATACTTATATCTCAGCTTTAAAAAAGCGCCATAACTATTTCGCTATCAATGGTTGTACGGTTTCAGATCATGGGATTGATCAGATGTATGCGGAGGACTGTACAGAAAAAGAAGCTGGAGAAATCTTCGGCAAGATAAGAGGTAACCAACCCATTAGTAATAGCGAAAACGTTAAGTTTAAATCTTTTATGTTGCACCAGTTTGCCATTTGGGATTATGAGAAAGGCTGGGTTCAGCAATATCATATCGGTGCGATCCGCAACAATAGTACACGCGGTTTCCGTCAGTCGGGAGCCGATACCGGGCGCGACTCCATCGGGGATTTTCACCAGGGGAAGAGTCTTTCCCGGTTTTTAGATAAGCTGGATGCCGATGATAAACTCGCCAAAACCATTATATACAATATAAATCCGGCGGATAATGAACTGATGGCTACTATGGCCGGCAATTTTAACGATGGATCCATCGCCGGCAAAATTCAGTGGGGATCGGCCTGGTGGTTTCTCGATCAGAAAGATGGGATGACAAAGCAACTGAATGCCCTTTCTAACATGGGCCTGATCAGCCGCATGGTAGGAATGCTGACAGATTCCAGAAGCTTTTTGTCATTTCCCCGGCACGAATATTTCAGGAGGATCCTGTGCAACCTTTTTGCGGAAGATATTGAAAACGGTGAACTGCCGAATGATATCCAGTGGACTGGCAAGATTATCCGCGATATTTGTTATTTTAACGCTAAGAATTATTTTGATTTTGATAAAAAATAG
- a CDS encoding arylesterase, with protein MKHNFKIAFAFIFTVSLAACSGGSKSTASDTTTTKTTSSSAKTKKTILFFGDSLTAGYGLDDVSESFPGVVEAKIDSAKLPYSIVNGGLSGETSAGGLGRVDWLLKQPVDIFVLELGANDGLRGLPVASTEKNLQGIIDKVKAKYPNAKLVMAGMMVPPNMGAAYAADFKNLFPKLAAKNKMTLVPFLLQNVAGIRKLNQGDGIHPTAEGAKIVGNNVWEVLKGLL; from the coding sequence ATGAAACACAATTTCAAAATAGCTTTCGCCTTTATCTTTACCGTATCTCTTGCTGCATGCAGCGGCGGCAGTAAATCAACAGCTTCCGATACAACCACTACCAAAACAACAAGTTCTTCAGCCAAAACGAAGAAAACCATTTTATTTTTTGGTGACAGCTTAACGGCAGGCTACGGACTGGATGATGTCAGCGAATCTTTCCCGGGAGTAGTGGAGGCCAAAATAGATTCGGCAAAACTGCCTTACAGCATTGTAAACGGTGGACTAAGCGGCGAAACCTCCGCAGGTGGCCTGGGCCGGGTAGACTGGCTGTTGAAACAACCAGTAGATATTTTCGTACTGGAACTGGGCGCGAACGACGGTCTTCGCGGATTGCCCGTTGCATCAACCGAAAAAAATCTGCAAGGGATCATTGATAAAGTAAAAGCCAAATACCCCAACGCAAAATTAGTGATGGCCGGCATGATGGTGCCACCAAATATGGGTGCAGCTTATGCAGCTGATTTTAAAAATTTGTTTCCTAAGCTGGCTGCTAAAAATAAAATGACACTGGTACCATTTCTACTGCAGAATGTTGCCGGTATTCGCAAACTGAACCAGGGCGACGGTATCCACCCTACTGCCGAAGGTGCCAAAATTGTAGGTAATAACGTTTGGGAGGTGTTGAAAGGATTGTTGTAG
- a CDS encoding ABC transporter encodes METILDIANLSKTYKSAGRTLTVLDNINFSIDAGSTNAIVGPSGSGKTTLLGLCAGLDSASSGIVKLNGVDFNGLSEDKRAQVRNQYVGFIFQNFQLLPTLTALENVMVPLELRGEKNIRARSLDLLDKVGLAERGHHYPAQLSGGEQQRVSLARAFSNSPKILFADEPTGNLDAETSEKVVKLIFDLNTEAGTTLVLVTHDLELAAKTHRILKIKGGKLVSDEKTAKI; translated from the coding sequence TTGGAAACTATCTTAGATATTGCTAACCTCAGCAAAACTTATAAAAGCGCAGGCAGAACCCTCACCGTTTTAGATAATATCAACTTCAGTATCGATGCCGGCTCAACCAACGCGATAGTTGGCCCTTCCGGAAGCGGCAAAACAACTTTGCTTGGTTTGTGCGCTGGGCTGGATAGCGCCTCATCAGGTATTGTAAAATTAAATGGAGTTGACTTTAACGGGCTAAGTGAAGACAAGCGAGCCCAGGTGCGTAACCAATACGTTGGTTTTATCTTCCAGAATTTTCAGCTGCTCCCAACACTTACCGCTTTGGAAAATGTAATGGTGCCTTTGGAACTGCGCGGCGAAAAGAATATTAGGGCGCGATCGCTTGACCTGCTCGATAAAGTGGGCCTTGCAGAGCGGGGGCACCACTACCCTGCCCAGCTATCGGGTGGCGAGCAGCAGCGGGTATCGCTGGCAAGAGCTTTCTCCAACTCGCCTAAAATATTATTCGCCGATGAGCCAACCGGTAATCTCGACGCGGAAACCAGCGAAAAAGTGGTGAAGCTTATTTTCGATCTTAATACAGAAGCAGGCACCACGCTTGTACTGGTTACACATGATTTGGAGTTGGCTGCTAAAACGCACCGAATTCTGAAGATCAAAGGCGGCAAGCTGGTGTCTGATGAAAAAACAGCTAAAATTTAA
- a CDS encoding DNA mismatch repair protein MutT, translating to MGEYSGESRILVAVDCIIFGFDGAKVKLLLVKRSLEPEKGMWSLMGGFIHPTESPDNAATRVLEERTGLKNVYMDQYMVFGNPNRDPVERTLSVSYFALIDIHEYEEQITGDYSPEWFLLDEMPPLIFDHTDMVKLALKQLRYKAALHPILFQLLPDKFTIPQLQALYEGVYQTEFDDRNFSRKLLSTGLLVKLSEKDKQSSKKGAFYYRLDQSHYEENFEKFLNLVPNPDKFF from the coding sequence ATGGGCGAATACTCCGGAGAAAGTAGGATTTTAGTTGCTGTAGATTGTATCATCTTTGGGTTTGATGGTGCAAAAGTTAAATTGTTACTGGTAAAACGGAGTTTAGAGCCCGAAAAAGGGATGTGGAGTTTGATGGGCGGCTTTATTCATCCAACGGAGAGTCCTGATAACGCAGCTACCCGTGTGCTTGAAGAGCGTACCGGTTTAAAAAACGTTTACATGGATCAGTATATGGTTTTTGGCAATCCTAACCGTGATCCTGTAGAACGTACGCTCTCGGTATCGTATTTTGCACTGATAGATATCCATGAATATGAAGAACAGATAACCGGCGACTATAGCCCTGAATGGTTTTTGCTGGATGAAATGCCTCCGCTAATTTTCGACCATACGGATATGGTTAAACTGGCTTTGAAACAATTGCGCTATAAAGCAGCACTTCACCCTATATTATTCCAGCTGCTGCCAGATAAATTTACTATTCCCCAGTTACAGGCACTTTATGAGGGGGTGTATCAAACTGAATTTGACGACCGCAACTTTAGCCGTAAACTTCTTTCAACAGGCTTATTGGTGAAACTGTCTGAAAAGGATAAACAGTCATCAAAGAAAGGCGCGTTCTACTACAGGCTTGATCAATCTCACTACGAGGAAAATTTTGAGAAGTTTTTAAACCTGGTGCCTAACCCCGATAAGTTTTTTTAA
- a CDS encoding RNA helicase produces the protein MVWSEKFKLNKQLVKAVTEAGFEIPKEIQLKTLTRITGGQDVIGVGPEGAGKTTAFVLGTLNRFNHKADGVPRALILAPDQERVLEIVTQFERFNRNSSIRIVSLHNGTPADQQMDELADGADIVVATPDRARAIYLKLGLNLNKVNFLVIDDAHLIVKQGLQLPVVELANSIDKGQHVVFSEVMHDKLGKMIAPFMVNPALIEVDELPEEKVATHPQMLYHVPNFGTKVNLLNLFMYDEELFTKTVVFANTKLTAEKLYKSLENRLRKAIAVLSPTFFEFNQVKDIEQFKADEQLRVLIVANESIEAIDLRGIPFIIHFDLPQDREVFISHIVNNDAETEEETLAITFATDIELDQVRKIEQATGQKMQNAELPDDLVIEKDRKQKESEKVKQPAKVDPNKYVPGEAFHEKKPENSKTYNYSSGTKAKMNNKRKHS, from the coding sequence ATGGTGTGGTCAGAAAAATTTAAGCTAAATAAGCAACTGGTAAAAGCGGTAACCGAAGCCGGGTTTGAAATTCCAAAAGAAATTCAGCTGAAAACCCTTACCCGGATCACCGGCGGCCAGGATGTGATTGGTGTAGGCCCCGAAGGTGCTGGTAAAACCACTGCTTTTGTACTGGGCACTCTAAACCGCTTTAATCACAAAGCCGATGGCGTACCGCGTGCACTGATTCTTGCTCCAGACCAGGAACGGGTGCTTGAGATCGTTACCCAGTTTGAACGCTTCAACCGCAACAGCTCCATCCGCATAGTTAGCCTGCACAACGGGACACCAGCCGACCAGCAAATGGATGAACTGGCGGACGGTGCCGACATTGTAGTAGCCACCCCAGACCGCGCACGTGCTATTTATCTAAAACTGGGTCTTAACTTGAATAAGGTTAACTTTTTGGTGATCGATGACGCGCACCTCATCGTTAAACAAGGCCTGCAACTACCCGTGGTTGAACTAGCTAACAGCATTGACAAGGGCCAGCACGTTGTATTTAGCGAGGTAATGCATGACAAGTTAGGAAAGATGATTGCTCCCTTTATGGTAAACCCTGCTTTGATAGAAGTAGATGAGTTGCCGGAAGAAAAAGTAGCTACCCACCCGCAAATGCTTTATCACGTACCAAATTTTGGCACCAAGGTAAATCTGCTGAATTTGTTTATGTACGATGAAGAGCTGTTTACTAAAACTGTTGTGTTTGCAAATACTAAACTAACGGCTGAAAAGCTTTACAAAAGCTTGGAGAACCGTTTGCGGAAAGCGATAGCGGTACTTAGTCCCACGTTTTTTGAATTTAACCAGGTAAAGGATATTGAGCAATTTAAAGCCGATGAGCAGCTACGGGTGCTTATTGTTGCCAATGAAAGCATTGAAGCTATCGATTTGAGAGGTATCCCTTTCATTATCCACTTCGACCTTCCGCAGGACAGGGAAGTTTTTATCAGTCACATCGTAAATAACGATGCAGAAACGGAAGAAGAGACCCTGGCGATTACTTTTGCTACCGACATTGAACTGGACCAGGTGCGCAAAATAGAGCAGGCAACAGGGCAAAAAATGCAAAACGCCGAACTGCCGGATGACCTGGTCATAGAAAAGGACCGCAAGCAGAAAGAGAGCGAAAAGGTAAAACAACCGGCTAAAGTTGATCCAAACAAATATGTGCCGGGCGAAGCTTTCCATGAAAAAAAGCCGGAAAATTCAAAAACCTACAATTACAGTTCGGGAACTAAAGCAAAAATGAATAACAAGCGTAAACACTCCTAA
- a CDS encoding ketohydroxyglutarate aldolase yields MANKEAVLDAIISQGILPLFFYEDAVVSLEVLRTLYKAGVRVLEYTNRGKEALHNFQILKKAAKAEMPDLYLGIGTIKSGQEAEVFVDAGADFLVSPILNNEVAMVADGYKLLWIPGCMTPTEIYIAQQYKALLIKLFPANILGPAFVASIRDLFPGQLFVPTGGVEIEKGNISAWFRSGVCAVGMGSKLISKQVLDERLYDQLHADTIKALELVQLSK; encoded by the coding sequence ATGGCCAATAAAGAAGCCGTTTTAGACGCAATTATATCACAAGGTATATTACCTCTGTTTTTCTATGAAGATGCAGTGGTGAGCCTTGAAGTGCTCCGTACGCTATACAAAGCGGGTGTAAGAGTGCTGGAGTATACCAATAGGGGCAAAGAAGCCTTACATAACTTTCAGATCCTTAAAAAGGCGGCAAAAGCAGAGATGCCTGATCTGTACCTGGGCATAGGTACGATAAAATCTGGGCAGGAAGCCGAAGTGTTTGTTGATGCCGGAGCGGATTTTTTAGTATCGCCTATTTTAAATAATGAGGTAGCAATGGTTGCAGATGGTTATAAGCTGTTATGGATCCCCGGATGTATGACCCCAACAGAAATCTATATTGCCCAGCAGTATAAAGCATTGCTTATTAAGCTTTTCCCCGCCAATATTTTAGGTCCTGCTTTTGTAGCTTCTATCAGAGACTTGTTCCCCGGACAGTTGTTTGTGCCGACAGGCGGAGTAGAAATTGAAAAAGGTAATATTTCAGCCTGGTTCCGCTCGGGCGTATGCGCGGTGGGTATGGGTAGCAAACTCATTAGTAAGCAGGTGCTTGATGAACGTTTGTATGATCAACTTCACGCAGATACAATCAAGGCATTGGAACTGGTACAGCTGAGTAAATAG
- a CDS encoding fucose permease, whose translation MSKNNTFAAVALITSLFFLWGFALNLNPILIPHLKKACQLSDFQSSLIDSASYIAYFVFPIPAALFMKKYGYKGGIVLGLLLFSVGALLFYPAAAVRNYTFFLGALFIVFSGMAFLETAANPLITVLGDPAKATQRINFAQSFNGLAATVGPLIGGTFILSGKTLTEAEEKGMSAAQLNEYLNKEASSVQIPFVVISIVVFLVAVMVWRTAFPVINEESEIDTEQVPLSSRIAELLRNKQLMTGVLAEFFYVGGQACVSSFFIRFSDKVAQIPEKAASTIYLPLAFFGFMMGRFIGTFLMRYFNPVKLLVTYAIINIILIIAAVNLSGMPAVYTLMAVWFFMSIMFPTIFSLSIRDLTPKTKKLGSSLVIMGIVGGAILPPIMGKVSDLSNIHTAYLVPGISFAAILWFALKNLKAKPVEVVGGH comes from the coding sequence ATGTCTAAAAACAACACTTTTGCAGCGGTAGCGCTTATTACTTCCTTATTTTTTCTTTGGGGATTTGCGCTGAACCTCAATCCGATACTTATTCCGCACTTAAAAAAGGCCTGCCAGCTAAGCGATTTTCAGTCGTCGCTGATCGATTCGGCCTCCTATATCGCTTACTTCGTGTTCCCGATACCTGCGGCATTGTTTATGAAAAAATATGGCTACAAAGGCGGTATAGTACTTGGCTTGCTGTTGTTTTCGGTAGGGGCGTTGTTATTTTATCCAGCAGCGGCGGTTCGCAACTATACGTTTTTCCTGGGCGCGCTTTTTATCGTTTTTTCGGGAATGGCCTTCTTAGAAACTGCTGCAAACCCCTTGATAACCGTTTTGGGCGATCCGGCCAAGGCTACGCAACGTATTAATTTCGCGCAGTCTTTTAACGGACTGGCAGCAACCGTAGGTCCACTTATCGGGGGCACCTTTATTCTTTCTGGAAAAACCTTAACAGAGGCAGAAGAGAAAGGCATGTCTGCTGCGCAATTGAATGAATATTTGAACAAAGAGGCATCATCGGTACAAATTCCTTTCGTAGTTATAAGCATCGTAGTGTTTTTGGTAGCAGTAATGGTTTGGCGTACGGCGTTCCCGGTTATTAACGAAGAAAGCGAGATTGATACCGAACAAGTACCGCTAAGTAGCCGAATTGCCGAATTGTTGAGAAACAAACAATTAATGACCGGCGTATTAGCAGAATTCTTTTATGTTGGCGGCCAGGCATGTGTAAGCAGTTTCTTTATCCGCTTTAGCGATAAGGTTGCTCAGATCCCGGAGAAAGCAGCGTCAACTATTTATTTGCCGCTAGCATTTTTCGGCTTTATGATGGGCCGGTTCATCGGCACATTTTTAATGCGTTATTTTAACCCGGTAAAGTTGCTGGTTACATATGCAATCATCAATATCATCCTGATTATAGCTGCGGTGAATCTCTCAGGCATGCCTGCTGTTTATACCCTGATGGCTGTTTGGTTCTTCATGTCCATCATGTTCCCAACCATATTTTCCCTAAGTATCAGGGATCTGACTCCAAAAACTAAAAAGCTAGGATCTTCGCTGGTAATCATGGGCATTGTGGGCGGTGCAATTTTACCTCCGATAATGGGCAAGGTATCAGATTTGTCCAATATCCACACAGCCTACCTTGTTCCCGGTATTAGTTTTGCAGCTATCCTATGGTTCGCACTCAAAAATCTTAAGGCTAAACCTGTTGAGGTAGTTGGAGGGCACTAA
- a CDS encoding ABC transporter permease — MDNINYNRKINFGWLVKMAIRDSRRNRSRLLLFISSIVFGIAALVAIYSFRYNIQNDINSQAATLIGADLSINGNKQPDAKLQKLLDSLGGDRSQERSFASMVYFPRTKGTRLVQVKALDGSFPYYGTLETTPTIAGNSFKTGKYALVDKTLMLQFNASVNDSIKIGKTTFLIAGILNKAPGQTGIAAGIAPIVYIPFKYLDGTGLIGTGSRINYNYYYKFNPSVNVEKLVKKIEPAIDKADFGYDTVENRKENTGRSFGDLTRFLSLVGFIALLLGCVGVASAINIYIREKIASIAIMRCMGVKASEAFLIYLIQITGIGLIGSIAGAILGTSIQHLLPLVLKDFLPFTISVSISWMAILQGILLGVIISVLFALLPLINIRNISPLNTLRLSFEDTSTSRDPFRWLVYFLVLIFIASFAYLQLEDWLGAIIFTIGILIAFLILTATAWLLIRFTRLLVMSSWSYFVRQGFANLYRPNNQTIILTVSIGLSTAFIVTLFMIQQLLISQVSLSASGNQSNMILFDIQNSQEKGVADLTRKQGLPVISQVPIVTMRLQKVNGKTANDAKKDTTLHISPKAFAYEYRVTYRDSLTNSEQITEGKFIGKAEPGKDIPVSAEERFAKRVNVKVGDKLIFNVQGVVMPAYVSSIRKVNWSKIQTNFQVIFPKGVLEDAPQSSVLLTHVPSQKAAANYQLAVVRAFPNVSIIDLGLILTVLDELLDKIGYVIKFMSGFSIITGIIVLISSVRISKYQRIRESVLLRTLGASRKQIFAITALEYLFLGALSALTGIVIAIASSWLLAKYRFEIAYNINWGPVAAIFGIITLLTVVIGLLNSRGILNKPPLEVLRSNA, encoded by the coding sequence ATGGATAACATTAATTATAACCGCAAAATAAACTTCGGCTGGCTGGTTAAAATGGCCATACGGGATAGCCGCCGCAACCGGAGCCGGTTGCTGCTTTTTATCTCTTCAATCGTGTTCGGGATAGCGGCTTTGGTTGCCATCTACTCGTTCAGATACAACATCCAGAACGATATAAACAGCCAGGCGGCTACGTTAATAGGTGCCGACTTAAGCATCAACGGAAATAAACAACCTGATGCAAAGCTGCAAAAGTTACTGGATTCCTTAGGAGGTGACCGCTCACAGGAGCGCAGTTTTGCATCTATGGTCTATTTTCCCCGCACAAAAGGAACCCGCCTGGTGCAGGTGAAGGCACTGGATGGCTCATTTCCATATTATGGCACATTAGAAACTACGCCAACAATTGCTGGCAATTCTTTTAAAACTGGCAAGTACGCTTTGGTAGATAAAACGCTGATGCTGCAGTTTAATGCCAGCGTAAACGATTCTATCAAAATTGGTAAAACCACTTTTTTGATTGCCGGAATACTAAACAAAGCACCGGGGCAAACCGGCATTGCTGCGGGCATTGCGCCTATTGTATATATCCCCTTTAAATACCTGGATGGTACGGGACTGATTGGTACCGGCAGCCGCATCAATTACAACTATTACTACAAATTTAATCCATCGGTAAATGTAGAAAAACTGGTAAAAAAGATAGAACCCGCTATTGATAAGGCTGATTTCGGGTACGATACCGTAGAAAACCGGAAAGAAAATACTGGCAGGTCCTTCGGGGATCTGACAAGGTTTTTATCGCTGGTTGGTTTTATTGCACTGCTATTGGGTTGCGTTGGTGTAGCCAGTGCCATCAATATCTACATCCGCGAAAAAATTGCCTCTATTGCCATTATGCGCTGTATGGGCGTTAAAGCATCCGAAGCATTTTTGATTTACCTCATTCAGATTACCGGCATCGGCCTCATTGGTTCCATTGCAGGGGCAATTTTGGGTACCTCCATTCAACATTTGCTGCCATTGGTGCTGAAAGATTTTTTGCCTTTCACCATATCGGTAAGTATATCCTGGATGGCTATTTTGCAGGGGATCTTGTTAGGTGTTATCATCTCGGTATTGTTTGCGCTGCTACCGCTGATTAACATCCGTAACATATCTCCGCTCAATACATTGCGCCTTTCTTTCGAGGATACATCCACCAGTCGTGATCCTTTTCGCTGGTTAGTTTATTTTCTGGTGCTAATCTTTATTGCTTCGTTTGCCTACCTGCAATTGGAGGATTGGCTGGGCGCCATCATTTTCACGATTGGGATCCTGATCGCGTTTCTCATTCTCACGGCGACTGCCTGGCTGCTTATCCGTTTTACCCGTTTATTGGTCATGAGCTCATGGAGTTATTTCGTGCGGCAGGGTTTTGCCAATTTGTACAGGCCAAATAATCAAACGATCATCCTAACGGTTTCCATCGGTTTAAGCACCGCCTTTATTGTTACGCTCTTTATGATCCAGCAGTTGCTGATTAGCCAGGTTTCGCTTTCGGCTAGTGGGAACCAAAGTAACATGATCTTGTTCGACATCCAGAACAGCCAGGAAAAAGGTGTGGCAGACCTTACCCGTAAACAGGGCCTGCCCGTGATATCGCAAGTACCCATAGTAACCATGCGGCTGCAAAAGGTAAATGGTAAAACTGCAAACGATGCTAAAAAAGACACCACGCTGCATATCTCGCCAAAAGCTTTTGCCTATGAATACCGGGTAACCTACCGGGACTCCCTGACTAATTCAGAGCAAATTACCGAGGGCAAGTTTATTGGCAAAGCAGAACCCGGTAAAGATATCCCCGTTTCGGCAGAGGAGCGTTTTGCAAAACGGGTTAATGTAAAAGTTGGCGATAAATTGATTTTTAACGTGCAGGGAGTGGTGATGCCAGCATACGTAAGCAGTATACGCAAAGTAAACTGGAGCAAGATTCAAACAAACTTCCAGGTGATCTTCCCCAAAGGTGTGCTGGAAGATGCGCCGCAATCAAGCGTGTTACTCACTCACGTACCTTCGCAAAAAGCGGCCGCAAATTATCAATTGGCGGTTGTGCGGGCATTCCCTAACGTATCAATTATCGATTTAGGATTGATCCTGACGGTGTTGGATGAATTGCTGGATAAAATAGGTTACGTGATCAAGTTTATGAGTGGTTTCAGCATCATTACGGGTATCATCGTATTGATCTCATCTGTACGCATCAGTAAGTACCAGCGCATCCGTGAAAGCGTTTTGTTGCGAACCCTGGGCGCAAGTCGCAAACAAATCTTTGCTATTACCGCATTAGAATACTTATTCCTTGGCGCTTTATCTGCGCTTACAGGTATTGTTATCGCTATAGCATCCAGCTGGTTGCTGGCTAAGTATCGTTTCGAGATTGCTTACAATATTAACTGGGGACCTGTAGCTGCTATTTTTGGCATCATTACATTACTCACTGTTGTTATAGGCCTGCTGAATAGCCGTGGAATTTTAAACAAACCACCATTAGAAGTATTAAGATCTAACGCATAA
- a CDS encoding 2OG-Fe(II) oxygenase, producing the protein MEQLSFFNGGLQSPKLPVELMEYKPEFFSAGEVAELTPKLKSTIRWTQETIQMYGKLLNTPRLTAWYGDNSKTYAFSGKKYDPHPWTPELLLIKARVDAACGITFNSVLLNLYRNGNDSVAWHADDEPELGKNPMIASVSFGQVRRFDVRHKSDHTLKYSVDLENGSLLIMRGDLQHQWEHQVPKSAKALRERINLTFRVIN; encoded by the coding sequence ATGGAACAATTGAGTTTTTTTAACGGGGGATTGCAAAGCCCAAAGCTGCCGGTGGAGCTAATGGAGTACAAACCTGAATTTTTTAGCGCCGGAGAGGTTGCGGAATTAACACCGAAATTAAAGAGTACGATCCGATGGACCCAGGAAACGATACAAATGTATGGCAAGCTTTTAAATACACCCAGGCTTACCGCATGGTATGGTGATAATAGTAAAACATATGCATTCTCCGGGAAAAAGTATGACCCTCATCCCTGGACACCGGAGTTATTGCTTATCAAAGCGCGGGTTGATGCCGCCTGCGGAATAACGTTTAACAGCGTTCTGCTCAATTTATACCGTAATGGTAATGACTCGGTAGCCTGGCATGCCGATGATGAGCCTGAGCTCGGCAAAAACCCTATGATTGCTTCAGTAAGTTTTGGGCAGGTACGCCGTTTTGATGTCAGACACAAAAGCGACCATACCTTGAAATATTCAGTAGACTTGGAAAACGGTTCACTGCTCATTATGCGCGGCGATCTGCAGCATCAGTGGGAGCACCAGGTGCCAAAATCTGCAAAAGCTTTGAGAGAACGGATCAATTTAACTTTTAGGGTCATCAACTAA